Proteins from a genomic interval of Panthera tigris isolate Pti1 chromosome A2, P.tigris_Pti1_mat1.1, whole genome shotgun sequence:
- the TNFAIP8L1 gene encoding tumor necrosis factor alpha-induced protein 8-like protein 1 isoform X1: MDTFSTKSLALQAQKKLLGKMASKATVAVFIDDASGEVLDELYRATKEFTRSRKEAQRMVKNLVKVAVKLGVLLRGGQLGGEELALLQRFRQGARRLAMTAVSFHQVDFTFDRRVLAAGLHECRDLLHQAVGAHLTAKSHGRINHVFGHLADCDFLAALYGPTEPYRSHLRRICEGLTRMLDEDSI; encoded by the coding sequence ATGGACACGTTCAGCACCAAGAGCCTGGCCCTGCAGGCGCAGAAGAAGCTGCTGGGCAAGATGGCGTCCAAGGCCACGGTGGCCGTGTTCATCGACGACGCGAGCGGCGAGGTGCTGGACGAGCTGTACCGCGCCACCAAGGAGTTCACCCGCAGCCGCAAGGAGGCCCAGAGGATGGTCAAGAACCTGGTCAAGGTGGCCGTGAAGCTGGGCGTCCTGCTCCGCGGCGGCCAGCTGGGCGGCGAGGAGCTGGCGCTGCTGCAGCGCTTCCGCCAGGGGGCGCGCCGCCTCGCCATGACGGCCGTCAGCTTCCACCAGGTGGACTTCACCTTCGACCGGCGCGTGCTGGCCGCCGGCCTGCACGAGTGCCGGGACCTGCTGCACCAGGCCGTGGGCGCGCACCTGACCGCCAAGTCCCACGGCCGCATCAACCACGTCTTCGGCCACTTGGCCGACTGCGACTTCCTGGCCGCGCTCTATGGCCCCACCGAGCCCTACCGCTCGCACCTGCGCCGGATCTGCGAGGGCCTTACCCGGATGCTGGACGAGGACAGCATATGA
- the MYDGF gene encoding myeloid-derived growth factor isoform X2, whose translation MRFPVIELQIHPGILAATITRYLPNGHRPFPSFRLHARTGRAVGSVARLGMEAERQSMATPPRRRPPWKPKPRPNMAARAREGAGRAWSRARAAADVASRGRPTCPLPRPVATLPCGSDPNMAAPSKRRNGEGASWWAALLLAAVALRPGEAVSEPTTVAFDVRPGGVVHSFSQNVGPGKWQMSLGTSKDHQHFTCTIWRPQGKSYLYFTQFKAEVRGAEIEYGMAYSKAAFERESDVPLKNEEFEVTKTAVSHRPGAFKAELSKLVIVAKASRSEL comes from the exons ATGAGGTTTCCCGTTATTGAACTTCAGATCCACCCAGGGATCTTGGCTGCAACAATTacaaggtatttacccaatggCCATCGTCCATTTCCCTCATTCCGTCTACATGCACGAACTGGGAGAGCTGTAGGGTCAGTCGCAAGGCTGGGCATGGAGGCAGAAAGGCAGTCTATGGCCACTCCCCCCCGGAGACGCCCCCCCTGGAAGCCTAAGCCCCGCCCCAACATGGCGGCCAGAgccagggaaggggcggggcgcGCCTGGTCACGTGCCCGCGCCGCCGCCGACGTGGCCTCCAGAGGTCGCCCCACGTGTCCCTTGCCGCGTCCCGTCGCCACCCTGCCCTGCGGATCCGATCCCAACATGGCGGCGCCCAGCAAAAGGAGGAACGGCGAAGGCGCGAGCTGGTGGGCTGCGTTGCTCCTGGCGGCTGTGGCGTTGAGGCCGGGGGAGGCGGTGTCCGAGCCCACGACGGTGGCGTTCGACGTGCGACCTGGCGGCGTCGTGCACTCTTTCTCCCAGAACGTGGGCCCGGGG AAGTGGCAGATGAGTCTGGGGACCAGCAAAGACCACCAGCACTTCACCTGCACCATCTGGAG GCCCCAGGGCAAGTCCTACCTGTACTTCACGCAGTTCAAGGCGGAGGTGCGGGGCGCGGAGATCGAGTACGGCATGGCCTAC TCCAAAGCTGCGTTTGAAAGAGAAAGCGACGTCCCCCTGAAAAACGAGGAATTTGAAGTGACCAAAACAGCAG TGTCCCACCGGCCCGGGGCGTTCAAGGCCGAGCTGTCCAAGCTGGTGATTGTGGCCAAGGCATCCCGCAGTGAGCTGTGA
- the MYDGF gene encoding myeloid-derived growth factor isoform X1: protein MRFPVIELQIHPGILAATITRYLPNGHRPFPSFRLHARTGRAVGSVARLGMEAERQSMATPPRRRPPWKPKPRPNMAARAREGAGRAWSRARAAADVASRGRPTCPLPRPVATLPCGSDPNMAAPSKRRNGEGASWWAALLLAAVALRPGEAVSEPTTVAFDVRPGGVVHSFSQNVGPGDKYTCTFTYASQGGTNEKWQMSLGTSKDHQHFTCTIWRPQGKSYLYFTQFKAEVRGAEIEYGMAYSKAAFERESDVPLKNEEFEVTKTAVSHRPGAFKAELSKLVIVAKASRSEL, encoded by the exons ATGAGGTTTCCCGTTATTGAACTTCAGATCCACCCAGGGATCTTGGCTGCAACAATTacaaggtatttacccaatggCCATCGTCCATTTCCCTCATTCCGTCTACATGCACGAACTGGGAGAGCTGTAGGGTCAGTCGCAAGGCTGGGCATGGAGGCAGAAAGGCAGTCTATGGCCACTCCCCCCCGGAGACGCCCCCCCTGGAAGCCTAAGCCCCGCCCCAACATGGCGGCCAGAgccagggaaggggcggggcgcGCCTGGTCACGTGCCCGCGCCGCCGCCGACGTGGCCTCCAGAGGTCGCCCCACGTGTCCCTTGCCGCGTCCCGTCGCCACCCTGCCCTGCGGATCCGATCCCAACATGGCGGCGCCCAGCAAAAGGAGGAACGGCGAAGGCGCGAGCTGGTGGGCTGCGTTGCTCCTGGCGGCTGTGGCGTTGAGGCCGGGGGAGGCGGTGTCCGAGCCCACGACGGTGGCGTTCGACGTGCGACCTGGCGGCGTCGTGCACTCTTTCTCCCAGAACGTGGGCCCGGGG GACAAATATACATGCACGTTCACCTACGCTTCTCAAGGAGGGACCAACGAG AAGTGGCAGATGAGTCTGGGGACCAGCAAAGACCACCAGCACTTCACCTGCACCATCTGGAG GCCCCAGGGCAAGTCCTACCTGTACTTCACGCAGTTCAAGGCGGAGGTGCGGGGCGCGGAGATCGAGTACGGCATGGCCTAC TCCAAAGCTGCGTTTGAAAGAGAAAGCGACGTCCCCCTGAAAAACGAGGAATTTGAAGTGACCAAAACAGCAG TGTCCCACCGGCCCGGGGCGTTCAAGGCCGAGCTGTCCAAGCTGGTGATTGTGGCCAAGGCATCCCGCAGTGAGCTGTGA
- the LOC102957255 gene encoding uncharacterized protein LOC102957255 isoform X2, which yields MREMDDGHWLPALDPLKGNRLQKPDDHSLAVFHRARSGSVDVFPVTSPAVFDLRPLTVKDSVSGHVPLLARYFNCVLFESPTEERAPSNRSPR from the exons ATGAGGGAAATGGACGATGGccattgg TTGCCTGCTCTGGACCCCTTAAAAGGAAATCGGCTCCAGAAACCAGATGATCACAGTCTTGCTGTGTTTCACAGAGCACGTTCCGGTTCCGTTGATGTCTTCCCCGTTACCTCCCCTGCTGTGTTTGACCTTCGGCCCCTCACTGTGAAGGATTCAGTTAGCGGCCATGTGCCGTTGCTAGCAAGATACTTCAACTGTGTGCTGTTTGAGTCTCCTACCGAAGAGAG
- the LOC102957255 gene encoding uncharacterized protein LOC102957255 isoform X1, with product MREMDDGHWLPALDPLKGNRLQKPDDHSLAVFHRARSGSVDVFPVTSPAVFDLRPLTVKDSVSGHVPLLARYFNCVLFESPTEERQMTNRERAPASRTRAFVSITCGFPPVREDRNFSSRKASQPGHRQPQTVPGTLPLTDPPPVVEESGPRISLEETDASPCHLRDRDFRPADTCPLVVALHPSFLPVGTPLTLPGFTVRVGM from the exons ATGAGGGAAATGGACGATGGccattgg TTGCCTGCTCTGGACCCCTTAAAAGGAAATCGGCTCCAGAAACCAGATGATCACAGTCTTGCTGTGTTTCACAGAGCACGTTCCGGTTCCGTTGATGTCTTCCCCGTTACCTCCCCTGCTGTGTTTGACCTTCGGCCCCTCACTGTGAAGGATTCAGTTAGCGGCCATGTGCCGTTGCTAGCAAGATACTTCAACTGTGTGCTGTTTGAGTCTCCTACCGAAGAGAG GCAAATGACAAACCGGGAAAGAGCTCCAGCCAGCAGGACACGGGCTTTTGTGTCCATCACGTGTGGGTTCCCACCAGTTAGGGAAGACAGGAACTTTTCCAGCAGGAAAGCAAGCCAGCCCGGGCACAGGCAACCTCAGACAGTACCGGGCACCCTCCCGCTGACGGATCCCCCGCCAGTGGTGGAGGAGAGTGGCCCACGTATCAGCCTGGAAGAAACAGATGCCTCTCCCTGCCACCTCCGCGACCGAGACTTTCGGCCAGCGGACACTTGTCCTCTTGTAGTTGCCCttcacccatccttccttcctgttgGCACCCCACTGACACTTCCGGGCTTCACTGTCAGGGTAGGAATGTGA